In the genome of Perca fluviatilis chromosome 4, GENO_Pfluv_1.0, whole genome shotgun sequence, one region contains:
- the LOC120556802 gene encoding lectin-like, translated as MKNFLSINDQLHQDQFLTSNNGQFKAIFQGDGNFVVYDSGNRPVWASGTDGSGAVHVLMQADGNLVVYNQHGQAKWSSGTYINSPCEMCRLELTDGGKLELTRNFQRVWSS; from the exons ATGAAGAACTTCTTGTCTATAAATGATCAGCTCCATCAGGACCAATTTCTGACTTCCAACAACGGGCAGTTTAAGGCTATCTTTCAG GGAGATGGTAACTTTGTCGTCTATGACTCTGGCAACCGGCCTGTGTGGGCCTCAGGCACTGATGGATCAGGTGCTGTCCACGTGCTCATGCAGGCTGACGGCAACCTGGTCGTTTACAACCAGCATGGCCAAGCCAAGTGGAGCTCAGGGACGTACATCAATAGTCCGTGCGAAATGTGCCGTCTTGAGCTGACCGATGGCGGCAAACTGGAGTTGACCAGAAACTTTCAAAGAGTTTGGAGCTCATGA